The Candidatus Cloacimonas sp. sequence TTACTCATGCACCTTCAGCAATAATGACTTCTTATTATGATTATATGATAGGAAGTTACAACGGTATTCCTTTACGGGTTATACCTCCGGATATTCAGGGCGGCGGATATTTTATGACATATCATGGGCGTCGCACTGCAAGCGGAACTCGGCGTGTATTTTATACCTATCTTAACAGTTCTGGAAATACGATAGCGAATAGTGAAATTACAAATACCGCTAATAATGAAGGGTATCCCACAGTTGCAGTTGATCCTGTTTCTGGAAAACCCTTATATGCTTGGCATGCCAATGCTGATACTGATACTCAGCTGGAAACTCAGTTTACGGCTGATGGCTTTATCGACGGAAGTTATGGTATATTTGGCGATATCATCACTCTTATGGATAATCCTGCTGTTATTAATACTTCTCCTACAGAAAGCACTTCCGATAATGAATTTATCTGGCCCACGGCACAAATTGGACCTTCTCCCGTTGCAGGTAAAAGAAGAGTTTATGTTGTCTCGCGTAATTCTGTTACCCATTCTTATGGTCCTTCAGAAAATCCTCGGTTTGCTTATGCCGATTTTGATGCAAATCAAATTGAAGGTGGTGTTCCACTTGATTGGAATTATATGACTATTCCTGAAATGGACCAATGGAATGTGGATGATCAGTGGCGTAGGCCTTTCCATGCCTTAACTACTGATGATGCAGGAAATCTGTATTATGCCGGTTTTCATTTTGCCACTGAAGCAGATGGAACCACGGATATCAGTGAACCAGATATTGATGTTTTCAAATGTGGAAACTACGGAGAAGGGACTTGGTCACGCGTTAGCGAATGGAGTAGAATATCTACTTGGAATCCCAATTCCAGTCCTACGGATACTACTGGTTTCTTTGCCTCTGATGCCACAGGTCTTCCTTATGGAGATAATGAGATATACTTTCAGATAATGGGTGCTGGTTCAAGCCATTTGAATGCATCAGTAGATGATCTGAATAGAATTCATTTTCCAGCTATTTGGGGATTGAACAATTACGAAGGTTATTACTATCCTTACTATCAATATCCCAAGGAAGTAATATTTGATCCTACGCTTCCAGAGGACTCACAATTCAAGATTAATGAATTATGGCCACAAAAAGATGTTACCAATACATATTCAGATTTTTATCAACCCTGGGATAATGAAGCTCCTTGGGGAGAAGAAGAATTTGTGCAAGATCCGGATACTGGCACTTGGACTCCGGACT is a genomic window containing:
- a CDS encoding T9SS type A sorting domain-containing protein is translated as MKKVLIFTLCLSFLVSMAFAQEMIPTIDKVANNVPMGKPHITNDRMSPNFTFTHAPSAIMTSYYDYMIGSYNGIPLRVIPPDIQGGGYFMTYHGRRTASGTRRVFYTYLNSSGNTIANSEITNTANNEGYPTVAVDPVSGKPLYAWHANADTDTQLETQFTADGFIDGSYGIFGDIITLMDNPAVINTSPTESTSDNEFIWPTAQIGPSPVAGKRRVYVVSRNSVTHSYGPSENPRFAYADFDANQIEGGVPLDWNYMTIPEMDQWNVDDQWRRPFHALTTDDAGNLYYAGFHFATEADGTTDISEPDIDVFKCGNYGEGTWSRVSEWSRISTWNPNSSPTDTTGFFASDATGLPYGDNEIYFQIMGAGSSHLNASVDDLNRIHFPAIWGLNNYEGYYYPYYQYPKEVIFDPTLPEDSQFKINELWPQKDVTNTYSDFYQPWDNEAPWGEEEFVQDPDTGTWTPDSVNSWDFPYWDQSAHSDAMFFHCNNMKVTEGNGHGMLATVWQNCYRAVLANALGDPDYSAWANTPEIWISVSQDNGNHWSSPIKLNNIETPEFAGLKPMWVYPADKVIWVSDGENGRKVGKLGLMFYNDYTWGAYAIDPPVGSTNDGGQVMFTELEITFPLPGEASDDPTVTPVTNMLNQNYPNPFNPVTTITFDMAKKAVANVSVYNVKGQLVKTLYNGIADFGRNSVTWNGIDNNGSQVSSGLYFYRLSTDGKVETRKMMLMK